The following proteins are co-located in the Paludibaculum fermentans genome:
- a CDS encoding site-2 protease family protein: MPTNIVQALLDVLIFWLLTTPHEFAHAWVADRLGDDTPRLEGRVTLNPLAHVDWIGTVLVPLISSIFGGVFFGWGRAVNTNPNKLRGGYNGLLIVALAGPGSNVIFALVLALIGSFWHAGTEILFRAAYLSLFLALFNLIPIPPLDGSKFLLAARIPTFWYIELSRFGFILLLVLMSSTGLGRWMSETSMMSALRMFALFRA; the protein is encoded by the coding sequence ATGCCCACTAACATCGTCCAAGCCCTGCTGGATGTCCTCATCTTCTGGCTGCTCACCACGCCTCATGAATTCGCGCACGCGTGGGTGGCCGACCGGCTTGGCGACGACACTCCGCGCCTGGAAGGCCGGGTGACGCTGAATCCGCTGGCGCATGTCGACTGGATCGGCACGGTCCTGGTGCCGCTGATTTCTTCGATTTTCGGCGGTGTCTTCTTTGGCTGGGGCCGGGCCGTGAATACGAATCCGAATAAGCTGCGCGGGGGCTACAACGGCCTGCTGATTGTGGCGCTGGCCGGACCGGGCAGCAATGTCATTTTTGCCCTGGTGCTGGCGCTGATTGGTTCGTTCTGGCATGCGGGCACGGAGATCCTGTTCCGGGCCGCCTACCTGAGCCTGTTCCTGGCGCTATTCAACCTGATTCCGATTCCGCCGCTGGACGGGTCGAAGTTTTTGCTGGCGGCCAGGATCCCCACCTTTTGGTATATCGAATTGAGCCGTTTTGGGTTTATTTTATTGCTGGTGCTGATGTCTTCGACCGGGTTGGGCCGGTGGATGTCGGAGACCAGCATGATGAGTGCGTTGCGAATGTTCGCATTGTTCAGAGCCTAG
- a CDS encoding CocE/NonD family hydrolase, which produces MRLRSILLIAALPLVLMGQARRNTPPAETPAAAGSTPEQREAYIREHYTKAEYLVPMRDGVKLFTSVYTPKDHSQKYPILLMRTPYTVGPYGSENYTRRLGPASEKFMHEGFIFVGQDVRGKGKSEGKYMDIRPVNPNKRGPKDVDEPSDTYDTIEWLVKNIPNNNERVGMYGISYPGFYAAMGAVESHPALKATSPQAPVINWFIGDDFHHNGVLFLAHAFNFFSSFGRTHPPDGPSLERVEMKTPDSYDFHLRTGALANYDEKYFHGQTEFWKELTQNDTYNDFWKSRDLRQYVKNLKPAMMSVGGWFDAEDVFGPLNLYKTAEAQNPGAKNMLVEGPWSHGGWARTDGTKLGNISFASNTSKFFQDEIEYPFFLYHLKGKGDGEKLPEAYVFETGRNEWHKFDAWPPKEAKWKTMYFHAGGKLNPMQPADKAEAFDEYVSDPAKPVPFTPYITSGMSYAYMTDDQRFAAARPDVLVYQTEPLEGDVRVAGPLKASLFVSTTGTDSDWVVKLIDVFPNDTADPQPNPENVRMGGYQMLVRGEPFRGKFRKGFDKPEPFAPGKVTEVAFELPDVFHTFRTGHRIMVQVQSSWYPLGDRNPQKFMKIQDAKAEDFVKATQRVFRMNSAPSSIQLSTIE; this is translated from the coding sequence ATGAGACTGAGAAGTATCCTTCTGATTGCGGCGCTGCCGCTGGTGTTGATGGGGCAGGCGCGGCGGAATACACCGCCCGCGGAGACGCCGGCCGCGGCGGGCAGCACGCCTGAGCAGCGGGAAGCGTATATCCGCGAGCACTACACGAAGGCGGAGTATCTGGTGCCGATGCGGGACGGAGTGAAGCTGTTCACCTCCGTCTATACACCGAAGGACCACAGCCAGAAGTATCCGATCCTGCTCATGCGGACTCCTTATACAGTTGGGCCGTACGGATCTGAGAACTACACCAGGCGGCTGGGGCCGGCCAGCGAGAAGTTCATGCACGAGGGCTTCATCTTCGTGGGACAGGATGTGCGCGGCAAGGGGAAGAGCGAAGGGAAGTACATGGACATCCGTCCGGTGAATCCCAACAAGCGCGGCCCGAAGGACGTGGACGAGCCCAGCGACACGTACGACACCATTGAGTGGCTGGTGAAGAACATCCCGAACAACAATGAGCGGGTGGGGATGTACGGGATTTCGTACCCGGGCTTCTACGCGGCCATGGGGGCGGTGGAGTCGCACCCGGCGCTGAAGGCGACGTCGCCGCAGGCTCCGGTGATCAACTGGTTCATTGGGGACGACTTCCACCACAACGGCGTGCTGTTTCTGGCGCACGCGTTCAACTTCTTCTCAAGCTTCGGCCGCACGCATCCGCCGGACGGCCCGAGCCTGGAGCGGGTGGAGATGAAGACGCCGGACTCCTATGATTTCCACCTGCGCACGGGTGCGCTGGCGAATTATGACGAGAAGTATTTCCACGGGCAGACCGAATTCTGGAAAGAGCTGACGCAGAACGATACTTATAACGACTTCTGGAAGTCGCGCGACCTGCGGCAGTATGTGAAGAACCTGAAGCCGGCGATGATGAGCGTGGGCGGGTGGTTCGACGCCGAGGATGTGTTTGGGCCGCTGAATCTTTATAAGACGGCGGAGGCTCAGAATCCGGGCGCGAAGAACATGCTGGTGGAGGGTCCGTGGTCGCATGGCGGCTGGGCCCGCACGGATGGCACGAAGCTGGGCAACATCAGCTTTGCCTCGAATACGTCGAAGTTCTTCCAGGACGAGATCGAGTACCCGTTCTTCCTCTATCACCTGAAAGGGAAGGGCGACGGCGAAAAGCTGCCGGAGGCGTATGTCTTCGAGACGGGCCGCAACGAGTGGCACAAGTTCGACGCGTGGCCGCCCAAGGAAGCCAAATGGAAGACGATGTATTTCCACGCGGGCGGCAAGCTGAATCCGATGCAGCCGGCGGACAAGGCCGAGGCGTTTGACGAGTATGTGAGCGATCCGGCGAAGCCGGTGCCGTTCACCCCCTACATCACTAGCGGCATGTCGTATGCGTATATGACCGACGACCAGCGCTTCGCGGCGGCGCGTCCGGATGTGCTGGTGTATCAGACGGAGCCGCTGGAAGGCGATGTGCGGGTGGCCGGTCCGCTGAAGGCGTCGCTGTTCGTTTCGACGACGGGCACGGATTCAGACTGGGTGGTGAAGCTGATCGACGTCTTCCCGAACGATACAGCGGATCCGCAGCCGAATCCGGAGAACGTGCGGATGGGCGGCTACCAGATGCTGGTGCGCGGCGAGCCGTTCCGGGGCAAGTTCCGGAAGGGGTTCGACAAGCCGGAGCCGTTTGCGCCGGGCAAAGTGACCGAAGTGGCGTTTGAGCTGCCGGACGTTTTCCATACGTTCCGTACCGGGCACCGGATTATGGTGCAGGTGCAGAGTTCGTGGTATCCGCTGGGCGACCGGAATCCGCAGAAATTCATGAAGATTCAGGATGCGAAGGCCGAGGATTTTGTGAAGGCCACGCAGCGGGTCTTCCGGATGAATTCGGCGCCCTCGTCGATCCAGCTTTCGACGATCGAATAG